Proteins from a genomic interval of Medicago truncatula cultivar Jemalong A17 chromosome 3, MtrunA17r5.0-ANR, whole genome shotgun sequence:
- the LOC25490635 gene encoding receptor-like protein EIX2 translates to MASRDATVFGCALEAVKWVVNSSQRTPQESMEFLRGLPNIVGSAIEKIIDLSYNSFSGSIPHSWKNLKELIVLNLWSNRLSGEVQDHLSEWKQLQILNLGENEFSGNIPFMMSQNLEVVILRANQFEGNISPQLFNLSNLFHLDLAHNKLSGSLPNCVYNLTQMDTHYLNSWYDNIVDLFTKGQDYVFDVNPYRRTIDLSANHLTGEVLLELFQLVQVQTLNLSHNSFVGTIPKTIRGMNNMESLDLSSNKFCGEIPQSMSLLHFMGYLNLSYNSFEGKIPIGTQLQSFNASSCIGNPKLCGDPLNNCTTKEENPKTAKPSTKNEDYASIRESMYLGMGVGFAVGFWGICGSLFLIRKWRHAYFWFIYGVGDKLYVTLMIKLNSFRRY, encoded by the exons ATGGCTTCAAGGGATGCCACCGTTTTTGGCTGCGCTCTTGAAGCGGTGAAGTGGGTCGTGAACTCGTCGCAGAGGACACCCCAAGAGTCGATGGAGTTTCTCC GAGGACTCCCAAACATAGTTGGATCAGcaattgagaaaataattgatttgtCTTACAATTCCTTCTCAGGATCAATTCCACATAGTTGGAAGAACTTGAAAGAACTGATAGTCTTGAACCTGTGGAGTAATAGGCTATCTGGTGAAGTTCAAGATCACCTCTCTGAATGGAAACAGTTGCAGATcttgaatttgggagaaaatgaattttctgGAAACATACCATTCATGATGTCACAAAACCTAGAAGTAGTCATATTGAGAGCTAACCAATTTGAAGGGAATATTTCACCACAACTATTTAATCTCTCTAATTTGTTTCACTTGGACCTTGCACATAACAAACTTTCAGGATCTTTGCCAAACTGTGTCTACAACTTGACTCAAATGGATACTCATTACTTGAATTCATGGTATGATAACATCGTTGATTTGTTTACCAAAGGTCAAGATTATGTGTTTGATGTCAATCCATATAGGCGAACTATTGACCTTTCAGCCAATCACTTGACTGGAGAAGTGCTATTGGAATTGTTTCAGCTTGTTCAAGTTCAAACATTAAACTTATCTCATAATAGTTTCGTTGGAACAATTCCAAAGACGATTAGAGGCATGAACAATATGGAATCTCTCGATCTCTCTAGTAATAAGTTTTGTGGTGAAATTCCTCAGAGCATGTCTCTGTTACACTTTATGggttatttgaatttatcttaCAACagttttgaaggaaaaattccAATTGGAACTCAACTTCAAAGTTTTAATGCATCGAGTTGCATTGGGAATCCTAAACTATGCGGAGATCCTCTCAATAATTGTAccacaaaagaagaaaatcctAAAACTGCAAAGCCATCTACAAAGAATGAAGATTATGCTTCTATAAGAGAATCAATGTATCTTGGCATGGGAGTTGGATTTGCAGTAGGTTTCTGGGGGATTTGTGGTTCTTTGTTTCTTATTAGGAAATGGAGGCATGCATACTTTTGGTTTATATATGGAGTAGGTGACAAGCTCTATGTTACTTTGATGATAAAGTTAAATAGCTTTCGCAGATATTGA